In Legionella lytica, one genomic interval encodes:
- a CDS encoding aminotransferase class IV, which translates to MRHTHVFMEEEKSKVFAADDRILLGEGLFETLKVVHGKPCWADLHWQRLNSSAQQLGIPFTLSYEHWLQCLVQKIKKDQLINGGIKALLSGGSAPRGLTQCGKHSQLVLQSFQFTTQPHPLRLILAPWLRDAANPIYSVKSVNYLEAILARRQALAAGADDALFLNSEHYATETTCANLFIIKQQILFTPPLTDGVLPGITRARILTFCRQQNIPCHEQSLTQAQIEKADAVFITNSLQGLQVVRSLAGVDFVLNHPLIEQLMLFLAA; encoded by the coding sequence ATGAGGCATACCCACGTGTTCATGGAGGAAGAGAAGAGTAAGGTGTTCGCAGCAGATGATCGCATCCTTTTAGGGGAAGGATTATTTGAAACACTGAAAGTCGTACATGGCAAACCGTGCTGGGCTGATTTACACTGGCAACGGCTAAATAGCTCCGCGCAGCAGTTAGGCATTCCTTTTACTCTTTCCTATGAACATTGGTTGCAGTGTTTAGTGCAAAAAATTAAAAAAGATCAGCTAATTAATGGGGGAATCAAGGCCCTTTTAAGTGGCGGGAGCGCACCCCGTGGTCTGACGCAATGTGGGAAGCACAGCCAATTAGTGTTGCAAAGTTTTCAATTTACCACACAACCCCATCCCTTACGTTTAATTTTAGCCCCTTGGTTACGGGATGCAGCAAATCCTATCTATAGCGTAAAATCAGTTAATTATTTAGAAGCAATCTTGGCGCGACGTCAGGCGCTTGCTGCAGGTGCTGATGATGCCTTATTTTTAAATTCAGAACATTATGCGACGGAAACCACTTGCGCCAATTTATTCATTATTAAGCAACAAATTTTATTTACCCCTCCATTGACGGATGGTGTTTTGCCCGGCATTACACGTGCTAGAATACTTACCTTCTGTCGGCAACAAAATATCCCTTGTCATGAACAGTCCTTAACCCAAGCCCAAATAGAAAAGGCTGATGCAGTTTTTATTACGAATTCTTTGCAGGGGCTTCAAGTGGTTCGTTCTCTAGCCGGAGTTGATTTTGTACTAAATCATCCTCTGATTGAGCAGTTAATGTTGTTCCTGGCTGCTTAA
- the prmA gene encoding 50S ribosomal protein L11 methyltransferase: protein MWFQLKIEHCPVDQIEQISEELEEFGALSIMLTDKNDNPVLEPEPGTTPLWPEVIMQALFSEAIQAQYTRDQLTQRHPGLVLTLEILEDRDWERAWMDDFKPQRFGQRLWICPTWSVPPEPEAVNLMLDPGLAFGTGTHPTTSLCLTWLEQADLHQKSIIDYGCGSGILSLAALKLGAGEVYAVDIDQQALQATQNNALTNGLDTNKLLISFPEELESPVDLIIANILLAPLMMLKDRFQQLLQPEGLLVVSGILQEQAPLLIEAYTHLFMLVSQENHNGWSLLVFARK from the coding sequence GTGTGGTTTCAATTAAAAATAGAACATTGCCCTGTTGATCAAATAGAGCAAATAAGTGAAGAATTGGAAGAGTTTGGTGCGCTGTCGATCATGCTCACCGACAAAAACGATAATCCAGTTCTTGAGCCTGAACCAGGGACGACTCCTTTATGGCCTGAGGTAATCATGCAGGCCTTATTTTCTGAGGCAATTCAGGCGCAGTATACGCGTGATCAATTAACTCAAAGGCATCCGGGATTAGTCTTAACACTAGAAATACTCGAGGATAGAGATTGGGAGCGTGCGTGGATGGATGACTTTAAACCACAACGCTTTGGTCAACGTTTATGGATTTGCCCAACCTGGTCAGTCCCACCAGAACCTGAGGCAGTTAATTTGATGCTAGACCCAGGATTAGCCTTTGGAACAGGAACTCATCCTACGACCTCGTTATGTTTAACTTGGTTAGAACAAGCAGACTTGCATCAAAAATCGATTATTGATTATGGCTGTGGCTCAGGCATTTTGTCCTTAGCGGCATTAAAATTAGGAGCTGGGGAAGTTTATGCAGTAGATATTGATCAACAAGCCCTACAAGCAACACAAAATAATGCACTGACTAATGGCCTTGATACCAATAAACTCCTCATTAGCTTTCCTGAGGAACTGGAGAGTCCGGTGGATTTAATTATTGCCAACATCTTGTTAGCACCGTTAATGATGCTCAAAGATCGTTTTCAGCAATTATTACAACCGGAGGGACTACTGGTAGTGTCTGGAATACTACAAGAGCAAGCGCCTCTGCTTATCGAAGCCTACACGCATCTATTTATGCTGGTAAGTCAAGAAAATCATAATGGCTGGTCATTATTAGTTTTTGCGCGTAAATAA
- the accB gene encoding acetyl-CoA carboxylase biotin carboxyl carrier protein — MDIRKIKKLIELLEETGISEIEIKEGEESLRLSRYNNAPVEAPAVHYVSAPAPRVEAIAPAASAATESKPAAAISSGHKVRSPMVGTMYTSPSPESPPFITVGQSVKVGDVLCIVEAMKMFNEIEADRAGKIVEILVANGEPVEYDQVLFVIE, encoded by the coding sequence ATGGATATTCGTAAAATAAAAAAACTAATCGAATTATTAGAAGAAACTGGTATTTCTGAAATTGAAATAAAAGAAGGTGAAGAGTCTTTAAGACTAAGCCGTTACAACAACGCTCCTGTTGAAGCACCTGCCGTTCATTATGTTTCTGCTCCAGCACCTCGTGTTGAAGCGATTGCCCCCGCAGCGAGTGCAGCAACAGAAAGCAAACCTGCTGCAGCGATAAGTTCAGGCCACAAAGTGCGCTCACCTATGGTAGGAACCATGTACACTTCTCCATCGCCTGAAAGTCCTCCTTTTATTACTGTTGGCCAATCAGTTAAAGTTGGTGATGTGCTCTGTATTGTTGAAGCAATGAAAATGTTTAACGAAATTGAGGCCGACCGCGCAGGTAAGATTGTTGAGATATTAGTAGCAAATGGCGAACCGGTTGAATATGACCAAGTCTTGTTTGTTATTGAATAA
- a CDS encoding AMP-binding protein, which yields MEQVAWKENLKQRAQRWIKAVLTYWFRVSLEGEYKPEPNSVIIANRTSKIDLLLLAMLLPERLTVALHPHATGWFWMKMMTLFTDVIVVDSTRAQAARALVKAIRAGKRCVIFPQGIGLQEESLRVFDGPGLILKKAKATVIPIRIDGAQHSIFSISKDKHRIQVRPKVTLHVSPAPAYLRLKDKSVDRATVSLRLFRLISELTFANSFCPKSLFRALIDGASLGVKRKATIEDSNRTPLSYRQFLARCFILGRQIKKQTQVGEHVGVMMPTTIAGMVTFFALHAYRRLPAMLNFSMGFYNLFSACHSAGIKNIYTSRQFVATAKLETLVDELQNAGLKIHFLEDFKSKINLGHKLSGLVKGMFPVWAYQLIGEPVTPEQTGVILFTSGSEGVPKGVVLSHSNMLANCWQLTSRVDFSSRDLFFNALPIFHCFGLTAGAVLPLMTGVSCFFYPSPLHYKIIPGLVYQSGATIMFGTDTFLTGYARAAERHDFSSIRYIFAGAEKVKPETMRYWSDNFGVKVYEGYGATEASPVISMNCPLAYVPGSVGMMLPFMERRIEPVDGIAEGGRLFLRGPNIMQGYLSSEKQGMVNVPQDGWHDTGDIVTMDEEDFITISGRAKRFAKLAGEMVSLTAVEGIAASIWPELLHAAVSRKCAKKGEQILLFSEAADADKTSFIKKVQELSYSELLIPYQIYPAAKIPVLASGKIDYVTLEKQLEEASTL from the coding sequence ATGGAACAAGTCGCGTGGAAAGAAAATCTAAAGCAACGTGCCCAGCGCTGGATTAAGGCAGTGTTAACCTATTGGTTTCGGGTTAGTTTAGAAGGTGAATATAAACCAGAGCCTAATTCGGTAATTATTGCCAATAGAACGTCAAAAATCGATTTATTATTGCTTGCAATGTTATTGCCTGAACGCCTTACCGTTGCGTTACATCCACATGCTACAGGTTGGTTCTGGATGAAAATGATGACTCTTTTTACTGATGTCATCGTCGTAGACTCAACTCGAGCACAGGCGGCCAGGGCTTTAGTTAAAGCAATTCGGGCTGGAAAACGTTGTGTTATTTTTCCTCAAGGAATTGGGCTGCAAGAAGAGAGCCTGCGGGTTTTTGATGGTCCTGGCTTGATCTTAAAAAAGGCAAAAGCCACCGTGATCCCGATCCGCATTGATGGAGCACAGCACAGTATATTTTCGATTAGTAAGGACAAGCATCGAATTCAAGTACGCCCTAAAGTAACCTTGCATGTATCACCAGCTCCTGCTTATTTGCGCCTCAAAGACAAGTCTGTGGATAGGGCTACCGTCAGTTTGCGCTTATTTCGTTTGATCAGTGAATTAACTTTCGCGAACAGTTTTTGCCCTAAGTCTCTATTCCGTGCCTTAATTGATGGGGCTAGTTTAGGAGTTAAGCGCAAGGCGACCATTGAGGATTCGAATCGCACCCCTTTGAGTTATCGCCAATTTCTGGCGCGTTGTTTTATTTTAGGGCGACAAATTAAAAAGCAAACACAGGTTGGCGAGCATGTAGGGGTTATGATGCCTACTACCATCGCGGGGATGGTTACCTTTTTTGCATTGCACGCATATCGGCGTCTTCCTGCGATGTTGAATTTTAGTATGGGATTTTATAATTTATTTTCTGCATGCCATTCTGCCGGGATAAAAAATATATACACCTCAAGACAATTTGTGGCTACCGCTAAATTAGAGACCTTAGTTGATGAGCTACAAAATGCCGGGTTAAAAATACATTTCTTAGAAGATTTTAAATCGAAAATTAATTTGGGGCATAAGCTTTCTGGTTTAGTCAAAGGAATGTTTCCCGTATGGGCTTATCAATTGATTGGCGAGCCTGTGACTCCAGAGCAGACAGGGGTAATTTTGTTTACCTCTGGATCTGAGGGAGTACCCAAGGGGGTTGTTTTAAGTCATTCCAATATGCTTGCGAATTGTTGGCAATTGACCTCACGTGTCGATTTTTCGTCGCGAGACTTATTTTTTAATGCACTACCCATTTTCCATTGTTTTGGTTTAACTGCTGGAGCGGTCCTTCCGTTAATGACTGGGGTAAGCTGCTTCTTTTATCCATCTCCTTTGCATTACAAAATTATTCCAGGTCTCGTATATCAGTCTGGAGCAACCATTATGTTTGGTACAGATACCTTTTTAACCGGTTATGCTCGTGCTGCAGAGCGGCATGATTTTAGTAGTATTCGTTATATTTTTGCCGGTGCAGAAAAGGTAAAACCAGAAACTATGCGTTACTGGAGCGATAATTTTGGCGTAAAAGTTTATGAAGGTTATGGTGCTACAGAAGCATCACCCGTAATTTCGATGAATTGTCCTTTGGCCTATGTTCCTGGTAGTGTTGGCATGATGTTACCGTTTATGGAACGTCGTATTGAACCTGTGGATGGAATTGCAGAAGGAGGGCGTTTGTTCTTACGTGGCCCGAATATCATGCAAGGCTATTTGTCTTCTGAAAAGCAAGGAATGGTTAATGTGCCTCAAGATGGTTGGCATGATACTGGAGATATTGTCACCATGGATGAAGAAGATTTTATTACGATTTCGGGACGAGCAAAGCGTTTTGCAAAATTGGCGGGTGAAATGGTTTCTTTGACCGCGGTTGAGGGAATTGCTGCATCTATTTGGCCTGAGTTATTACACGCGGCTGTTTCTAGGAAATGTGCCAAAAAAGGTGAGCAGATTCTGCTATTTAGTGAGGCAGCTGATGCAGATAAGACGAGCTTCATTAAGAAGGTTCAAGAGTTGAGCTATTCTGAATTGCTGATCCCATATCAAATTTATCCTGCGGCAAAGATACCTGTATTGGCTTCAGGAAAAATTGATTACGTTACATTAGAAAAACAGTTGGAAGAGGCCTCTACATTATAA
- a CDS encoding alpha/beta fold hydrolase — MQEITLTIPGFSIAGKTWGNPRNPPILALHGWLDNANSFAPLASYLQNDFYLIAVDFPGHGLSSHLPPGCNYHFFDGIFILIEIIKALKLDKVHLLGHSMGACMGSLMAGVAPERLHSLYLIEALGPFSAPAKTACNQLTEYAKFISHAHRLPKGYEQFESAALTRSQKGYVSIEIARTLCERGLIEKEGRFYWRHDQRLIAPTPLRMTEEQVLSCLQNINTKTHLLLSDEGFAFDAEIMENRIKYVKNMVVERLAGGHHIHMEKPELIGKMLVEFYK; from the coding sequence ATGCAAGAAATTACGCTCACTATCCCAGGATTTTCAATTGCAGGGAAAACATGGGGAAATCCCCGAAATCCCCCCATTCTCGCCTTACATGGCTGGTTGGATAATGCCAACAGTTTCGCCCCTCTGGCTTCGTACTTGCAAAACGATTTTTACTTAATTGCCGTTGATTTTCCAGGCCATGGGCTTTCTTCTCATCTCCCACCGGGATGCAATTATCATTTTTTTGATGGTATTTTTATTCTTATCGAAATAATTAAGGCCCTAAAACTAGACAAAGTACATCTATTAGGTCATTCAATGGGTGCGTGCATGGGCAGCTTAATGGCTGGTGTCGCCCCAGAGCGATTACATTCCCTTTATCTAATTGAAGCTTTAGGACCTTTTTCAGCTCCTGCAAAAACAGCATGCAATCAATTAACAGAATACGCCAAATTTATTAGCCACGCACATCGCCTCCCCAAAGGCTATGAGCAATTTGAAAGTGCGGCCTTAACGCGCTCGCAGAAAGGTTATGTCTCTATAGAGATTGCGCGAACTCTTTGTGAACGAGGTTTAATAGAAAAAGAAGGACGTTTTTATTGGCGTCATGATCAACGCTTAATTGCCCCAACCCCACTGCGTATGACGGAAGAACAAGTACTCTCTTGTTTGCAAAATATCAACACCAAAACTCATTTATTGTTAAGCGATGAAGGATTTGCCTTTGATGCGGAAATAATGGAAAACCGTATTAAATACGTGAAAAACATGGTGGTGGAACGGTTAGCAGGCGGTCATCATATTCATATGGAAAAGCCTGAACTTATTGGGAAAATGTTGGTTGAATTTTATAAATAA
- the accC gene encoding acetyl-CoA carboxylase biotin carboxylase subunit, whose protein sequence is MLSKIVIANRGEIALRILRACKELGIQTVAVHSDVDKDLLHVRLADETVCIGPAPAQKSYLNIPAIISAAEITDAVAIHPGYGFLSENADFADIVEQSGFKFIGPRGDTIRMMGDKVSAIHAMKAAGVPCVPGSDGPLGDDEQHNLEIGRKIGYPVIIKAAGGGGGRGMRVVHSESNLLTAIALTRSEAKAAFNNATVYMEKFLENPRHIEFQVLGDGKGKAIHLGERDCSMQRRHQKVVEEAPAPGISPELRKEIGAAVIKACEELQYRGAGTFEFLYQDGCFYFIEMNTRIQVEHPVTEMITGIDLIKEQIKIASDIPMTLTQDDITLRGHAIECRINAEDAKTFMPSPGMIKLLHQPGGPGIRFDSHIYSSYTVPPNYDSMIGKLISYGATRAEAIARMRNALDEIIIDGIKTNIELHQRILHDQSFVAGGANIHYLEKMLKG, encoded by the coding sequence ATGCTCAGTAAAATTGTTATCGCCAACCGTGGCGAAATTGCGCTTCGTATTTTGCGCGCCTGTAAAGAACTTGGTATTCAAACTGTAGCCGTGCATTCCGATGTGGATAAAGATCTGCTGCACGTGCGGCTTGCAGATGAAACCGTATGTATCGGCCCCGCTCCAGCGCAAAAAAGCTACCTAAATATTCCAGCGATTATTTCTGCGGCTGAAATCACCGATGCCGTAGCTATACACCCCGGTTATGGATTTTTATCGGAAAATGCTGATTTTGCAGACATTGTCGAACAAAGTGGATTTAAATTTATTGGTCCTCGTGGTGATACGATTCGTATGATGGGCGATAAAGTATCTGCGATTCATGCCATGAAAGCGGCAGGTGTTCCCTGCGTTCCAGGCTCTGACGGCCCATTAGGGGATGATGAGCAACATAATCTGGAAATTGGCCGAAAAATTGGCTACCCAGTGATTATTAAAGCTGCCGGTGGTGGTGGTGGACGGGGAATGCGTGTTGTTCATAGCGAATCTAATTTGCTAACAGCGATTGCGTTAACCCGAAGTGAGGCGAAAGCAGCATTCAACAATGCCACCGTTTACATGGAAAAATTTCTGGAAAATCCTCGCCACATTGAGTTCCAGGTATTGGGGGATGGAAAAGGAAAAGCGATTCATTTAGGTGAGCGCGACTGCTCCATGCAACGCCGCCACCAAAAAGTAGTCGAAGAAGCTCCTGCTCCAGGCATCAGCCCTGAATTACGCAAAGAAATTGGTGCCGCAGTAATTAAGGCCTGTGAAGAATTACAATATCGTGGTGCGGGAACCTTTGAGTTCTTATATCAGGATGGTTGTTTTTACTTCATTGAAATGAATACGCGGATTCAGGTAGAACATCCCGTCACTGAAATGATTACGGGCATTGATTTAATTAAAGAACAAATCAAAATTGCTAGCGACATTCCAATGACCTTAACCCAAGATGACATTACTCTTCGCGGTCATGCCATTGAATGTCGAATCAATGCAGAAGATGCTAAGACCTTTATGCCATCTCCAGGGATGATCAAATTACTGCATCAACCCGGTGGGCCAGGAATTCGTTTTGATTCGCATATTTACAGCAGCTATACCGTGCCACCTAATTATGACTCTATGATAGGGAAACTCATAAGCTACGGCGCGACACGGGCGGAAGCTATTGCTCGCATGCGCAATGCCTTAGATGAAATTATTATTGATGGCATCAAAACGAATATTGAATTGCATCAACGTATTCTCCACGACCAATCATTTGTTGCTGGTGGTGCAAATATTCATTATCTGGAAAAAATGTTGAAAGGTTAA
- a CDS encoding TVP38/TMEM64 family protein, giving the protein MTITRPAKFIYVALALILFSSTAFFFHKYAPEIIAWVEQLGWLAPVLFIIIYCLATIMFVPTMIITLAGGALFGPTLGTLLNLLGATWGAACCFLITRYLSGNWLSQNKNGNVMRLIRGVEQKGWMSVAVLRLFPIVPFNLVNYGLGVTGIRFRTYLLTTFIFLIPPEIIYTYFGYAGMDVLLQQESFYRNGGIIISGIAILLLCLCKLGVLKINGVLFKQPGTTLTAQSEDDLVQNQLRLENEPLEAPAKNS; this is encoded by the coding sequence TTGACCATCACTCGCCCGGCTAAATTCATTTATGTTGCCTTAGCTCTAATCTTATTTAGTTCTACTGCATTCTTTTTCCATAAATACGCCCCAGAAATTATCGCGTGGGTTGAGCAATTAGGATGGCTGGCACCCGTACTTTTTATAATCATCTATTGCCTTGCAACCATTATGTTTGTACCAACCATGATCATTACTTTAGCTGGAGGAGCACTTTTTGGCCCAACCTTAGGTACCCTACTAAACTTATTGGGCGCAACTTGGGGAGCAGCCTGCTGCTTTCTAATTACCCGTTATCTTAGTGGTAATTGGCTATCTCAAAATAAAAACGGCAATGTAATGAGGCTCATTCGCGGCGTAGAACAAAAAGGATGGATGTCAGTTGCTGTATTGCGATTATTCCCTATTGTTCCCTTTAACCTGGTCAATTACGGTTTAGGTGTGACAGGTATAAGATTTCGCACCTATTTATTAACTACTTTTATTTTTTTGATTCCACCAGAAATTATTTACACTTATTTTGGTTATGCTGGAATGGATGTCTTATTACAACAAGAATCTTTTTATCGTAACGGTGGAATTATTATTTCGGGAATTGCAATATTGCTTCTGTGTTTATGTAAATTAGGGGTACTAAAAATTAATGGCGTTTTATTTAAGCAGCCAGGAACAACATTAACTGCTCAATCAGAGGATGATTTAGTACAAAATCAACTCCGGCTAGAGAACGAACCACTTGAAGCCCCTGCAAAGAATTCGTAA
- the proA gene encoding zinc metalloprotease ProA, which translates to MHHNYYLSPLAVALALGIASPVRAAEPMPLNQASIAQLKQKFSLATQGASVTTDSLSFVREHTDRNKMTHVRMQQQYAGFPVHGGYAILHSAYPAKSLGQAQANVTMNGVVYQGLQSELGKPEASFIKNAPVALEQFKAQYAGNELSEEQVAPMVYIDDKHQAHWAYKVSVFVTYKDKIPARPTAIIDAKTHKPFVQWNDVKTAKSAAKGFGFGGNHKTGEYKYDGSEFPYLELTRDDSAAACFMENTDVKVIDMLHKYSAKTKAMKFDCPANDSGIYMTGYKADGYDRDNGAASPTNDALYAGYVIKHMYHDWYGVEALTKSDGSPMQLVMRVHYGQGYENAYWDGRQMTFGDGDTMMYPLVSLGVGGHEISHGFTEQHSNLEYYGQSGGMNESFSDMAAQAAEYYSVGKNTWSIGGEIMKEDSGYDALRYMDVPSRDGASIDSADEYYGGLDVHYSSGVYNRLFYLMSTTQGWNARLAFDVMVKANMDYWTPYSTFDEGACGVIKAASDLGYSVDDVKAALKTVAVNYSRCTSNH; encoded by the coding sequence ATGCATCATAATTACTATTTGTCGCCTTTAGCTGTTGCTTTAGCTTTAGGGATCGCTTCACCTGTGCGCGCTGCAGAGCCAATGCCTTTAAATCAGGCATCAATTGCTCAATTAAAACAAAAGTTTTCGCTGGCTACTCAAGGTGCCTCTGTTACCACTGATAGTTTAAGTTTTGTAAGAGAACATACTGATCGTAATAAAATGACCCACGTACGTATGCAGCAACAATATGCAGGATTTCCTGTGCATGGTGGTTATGCGATCCTTCATAGTGCTTATCCAGCAAAATCACTAGGACAAGCACAAGCTAATGTTACGATGAATGGTGTTGTTTACCAAGGTTTACAATCTGAATTAGGCAAACCGGAAGCTTCCTTTATTAAAAATGCTCCTGTTGCTTTAGAGCAATTTAAAGCTCAATACGCAGGTAATGAATTAAGTGAAGAGCAAGTTGCTCCAATGGTTTATATTGATGACAAGCATCAAGCGCATTGGGCATATAAGGTCAGTGTTTTTGTAACTTATAAAGATAAAATTCCTGCTCGCCCAACAGCAATTATTGATGCGAAAACGCACAAGCCATTTGTTCAATGGAATGATGTGAAGACTGCAAAATCAGCAGCTAAAGGTTTTGGTTTTGGTGGCAACCACAAAACAGGTGAGTATAAGTATGATGGTAGTGAGTTCCCCTATTTAGAATTAACTCGTGATGACAGTGCCGCTGCCTGCTTCATGGAAAATACTGATGTTAAAGTTATCGATATGCTCCATAAGTACAGTGCAAAAACCAAAGCAATGAAGTTTGATTGTCCTGCGAATGACTCAGGCATTTACATGACGGGTTATAAAGCGGATGGTTATGATCGTGATAATGGCGCTGCCTCACCAACAAATGATGCGCTTTATGCAGGTTATGTAATCAAGCACATGTACCATGATTGGTATGGTGTAGAAGCATTAACTAAGTCTGATGGTTCGCCAATGCAATTAGTAATGCGTGTACATTATGGCCAAGGTTATGAAAATGCTTACTGGGATGGTCGTCAAATGACGTTTGGTGATGGTGATACGATGATGTATCCATTAGTATCTCTTGGGGTTGGTGGTCATGAAATCAGCCATGGCTTCACTGAGCAGCATTCTAACCTTGAGTACTATGGTCAGTCTGGTGGTATGAACGAATCATTCTCTGACATGGCAGCACAAGCAGCTGAGTATTATTCTGTAGGAAAAAATACTTGGAGTATTGGTGGTGAGATCATGAAAGAAGACAGTGGTTATGATGCGCTACGTTATATGGATGTACCAAGCCGTGATGGTGCTTCTATCGACTCTGCTGATGAATATTATGGTGGTTTAGACGTTCACTACTCTAGTGGTGTGTATAACCGTTTATTCTATCTGATGTCTACTACCCAAGGTTGGAATGCTCGTTTAGCCTTTGACGTAATGGTTAAAGCTAATATGGATTACTGGACGCCTTATTCAACGTTTGATGAGGGTGCTTGTGGTGTGATTAAGGCAGCATCTGATTTAGGCTATTCTGTTGATGATGTGAAAGCAGCACTAAAAACAGTTGCAGTTAATTACTCTCGTTGTACTTCTAACCATTAA
- the aroQ gene encoding type II 3-dehydroquinate dehydratase: MKKILVLHGPNLNLLGTREPHIYGVLSLDQINSRLTQEATRAGVALSCYQSNSEGELINVIQQAVAGKIDYIIFNPAGYTHTSVALRDALSAVAIPFIEVHLSNIYSREAFRHHSYFSDIAKGTISGLGVQGYSLALTSIIEELERTK; the protein is encoded by the coding sequence ATGAAAAAAATTCTGGTCTTGCATGGCCCCAATCTAAATCTTCTGGGAACTAGAGAACCCCATATCTACGGTGTTCTCTCGTTAGATCAGATCAATTCTCGTTTAACTCAAGAGGCAACTCGCGCAGGGGTGGCGCTATCTTGCTATCAAAGCAATTCTGAAGGAGAGTTAATCAATGTGATTCAACAAGCAGTTGCTGGCAAGATTGATTACATTATATTCAACCCCGCAGGTTATACACACACAAGTGTCGCCTTGCGAGATGCACTAAGTGCAGTTGCCATACCGTTTATTGAAGTACACCTTAGTAACATTTATTCCCGCGAAGCTTTTCGTCATCACTCATACTTCTCTGATATTGCCAAAGGCACCATCAGTGGGTTGGGTGTACAAGGGTATTCGCTTGCATTAACCTCAATTATCGAAGAATTAGAGAGAACCAAATAA
- a CDS encoding endonuclease/exonuclease/phosphatase family protein, with protein MQQEAHSVSLITYNIHKGFGVGAIRFLLPKMREAITSLNPDFVFLQEVQGEHRKRKKRIDAWPDSTQCEYIAENIWPHYAYAKNAVYQSGHHGNAILSKYAFKEVENINLTNIRRASRGILHAQLEVSGVMVHLLCVHLGLFKRERMEQSTALMQRIKEVVPSHEPLLMAGDFNDWRKVLSQPLAEDLNVEEAFISLEGQHARSFPAIRPALCVDRVYFRGMRVQEVACLQGKPWRMLSDHLPLYARFELIETVQQQQFKQKS; from the coding sequence ATGCAGCAAGAAGCGCATAGCGTGTCCTTGATAACATATAACATCCATAAAGGCTTTGGAGTTGGAGCCATTCGTTTCTTGCTTCCCAAAATGCGTGAAGCAATTACCAGTTTGAATCCTGATTTTGTTTTTTTACAAGAAGTTCAGGGTGAACATCGAAAACGGAAAAAACGAATTGATGCTTGGCCTGATTCCACGCAATGTGAGTACATCGCTGAAAATATCTGGCCTCATTATGCCTATGCTAAAAATGCAGTATATCAATCAGGGCATCATGGAAATGCTATTTTAAGTAAATATGCATTTAAAGAGGTCGAGAATATTAATTTAACCAATATACGACGTGCTTCTCGAGGTATTTTGCATGCACAATTGGAAGTAAGTGGTGTAATGGTTCATTTGTTATGCGTGCATTTAGGTCTTTTTAAACGAGAGCGTATGGAGCAATCTACTGCTTTAATGCAGCGGATTAAAGAAGTAGTGCCTTCTCACGAGCCGTTGCTGATGGCCGGAGATTTTAATGATTGGCGCAAGGTGCTGTCTCAGCCTTTAGCCGAGGATTTAAATGTGGAGGAGGCCTTTATTTCTTTAGAAGGGCAACATGCCCGCTCTTTTCCCGCGATTCGCCCCGCACTTTGTGTCGACCGAGTTTATTTCCGTGGTATGCGAGTACAAGAGGTTGCTTGTTTGCAGGGAAAACCATGGCGAATGCTCTCTGATCATTTACCGCTTTACGCACGTTTTGAGTTGATAGAGACTGTGCAACAACAGCAATTTAAGCAAAAATCGTAG